The following DNA comes from Anopheles arabiensis isolate DONGOLA chromosome 3, AaraD3, whole genome shotgun sequence.
TTGCGGCTCAGCAACCGCTTCCATTCCGGATCCGTTATACGGTACGCCTTGCGTATGTAAAACAGTGGCAGGTCACGCCTTTTCGACAGCACCGTGTAGTAGCTGAGCGTGCTGGTCGTCCCGGCCGGCCCCTTCCCGAACCCATCCACAAAGTACTTGATGTTGCTGCGGATGCTCTCGATCGTGCGGTCCGCGTAGTCGAGGATTTCGATCGCCACCTTCAGATCGTACTGCTCCGCCACCCTGAAGATGGTGCGCAGCAGGTACTCGGAAAAGTTGGGCTGCCAGCCGAGCACCACCGTACCGATGCCACAGTTCTGTATCTCGTTAAAGTGTTCCCGCACGATCGATTCGCTCGTGTTGTACAGCCGGCGCTTCGGGTAGAACGCCGTGTTGATGACCGGCTCGTCGTTCGGCTTGAACGACACGGAGTTGTTCTCGTAGATGCGCGCTATCAACCGATCGCTGGACGGATGTGTGGGGCGCGGTTTGTACCACGCCACCGTACCGTGGTAGTGGATCTGCACGTTCCGATTCAGTGGGAACGTTCGATTCCGGTGCTCCGATGGTGGTACGGTTGCGGTGTTGGGATTTCCGCTACCGACCAGGCGCTTGATTTTGTCGCGGATGATGCGCGCCTTCACCTGGTGCTCGTTGTACTTCTCCGGCACGATCGTTTGGCTGCGCCGCAGCTCGTACGAGACCACGTTCTGGTAGCCATCGTTCGGCAGGGACAGTGGCGCCACCTCCTTTTCCGGCGTGCTGATCGTGGTGTAGAGGCAGAAGATGAGCAGCAGGAAGGACGTGACGCCAATCAGGCAGACGAACAGCTTCATCGATTTGATGCTGCTCAGCTTGTGTGCGGCCATTTTTTGGgactttttgttgtgtttccgGTCGCGAACTTCACTTGCTTCACTTGCTCAAGCACTAGAACGGAGTACGGAGAGCATGCTGCTGTCCGGATCTGAAAGGACGAAGGTTCAAAAAGCAAGTAATAGTTTATCGAAATACGAGACAGCAGATTAGAATTGTTTTCTAGGGTAAGGAAGAACTGACAACTGTCTGTGAAGGATACACAAGtgggggaaaatggaaaaggatGTAGCGTGGCCATTGCGCATGTGCCGTTTTCCCCTCGGCTGTATCCTTGCCGGAGACGGTGTGCGAGAGCAGGCGAGCCAAATGCTTGTAATGTTTGGAAGGGAACGAAAGGAAATGGCTataaatttgtttgtaaacaaattaataatGCACTGTTTTCCAGCGACACCCATAAACTGTTGCTTCCTGGTAAACATGGCGTTGAACAAGCGTGCGAGTGTCGTGTACCTTTGAAGGAGGATgtggttttcgtttttctttttacgtTTGAAATAGAAAAGTCGAgtttaacaaatatttttacgttattcttttattttttgcattttatttgattcATATTGAATCTGTGCAACggcttttttaaatttcacacTTTCCAAATTTTCCGCAAGGTGGCGCCACCATGTCAAGtgtcaaaaggcaaaaaaacacaacaatttcaaaacaaaacacatcgcGACCGGGAAACACGTTTTGGTGCTGGGCGAACGAATTGAATCGCATTTACCGCCATGCCGCAAGATACGAAGCGAATAAATGGACCAGAATTTACCCGATCGTACCGGATCCATTGCAAAGCCAACGCGCCAAAACCGTTCGACGAGCGGTTGCAGGAAGCCCTCGGAAAGGACGGCAAACGAAAGGATGGTCGTCGCCTGCAGGAAAGCCGCAAATATTGTATGTAATTCAACGTATTGAACAGCACATTTCCTTTCGAACACAAATCACCCCAATTGCTCGCTCGTTTTTAGATGCGAAAATCGGCGTAGTTTCAACGGCCAAAGGATCGGCGTACGTCGAGCTGGGCAACACGAAAGTGATCGTTTCCGTGTTCGATCCGCGCGAAATACCAAAGCAGAACAAATTCTGCGAGCTGGGAGAGCTGTTCTGCGACTTGAAGTTTTCGCCCTTCGCCCCGGCAGTGAGAAAAACGCACCAAACGGATGCGCGCGAGCGAAGCATGACCGCGGCACTGACCAGCGCCCTGAACCCATCCGTCTGCCGGCATCTGTTTCCCAATCTGCAGATAGACGTGTTTGCGAACGTGCTGGAAGATGATGGATCGGCACTGGCGGTGGCGATAACGGCGGCCGGTCTTGCGCTGGGCGATGCGTGCGTCCCAATGTTTGACATCGTGACGGCGGCAACGGCCGGCGTGC
Coding sequences within:
- the LOC120899953 gene encoding exosome complex component MTR3-like, with protein sequence MPQDTKRINGPEFTRSYRIHCKANAPKPFDERLQEALGKDGKRKDGRRLQESRKYYAKIGVVSTAKGSAYVELGNTKVIVSVFDPREIPKQNKFCELGELFCDLKFSPFAPAVRKTHQTDARERSMTAALTSALNPSVCRHLFPNLQIDVFANVLEDDGSALAVAITAAGLALGDACVPMFDIVTAATAGVLGDRVVMDPTAEEEALCLAGHTEENHGLVMLAKLPTLDQVPEIWQYGFVDVELLWDTCKQLNAACGDLVPVVQHLLVSKVKTHLQELELESDEEEEAEQDKEEGAAEASTQGSGEDR
- the LOC120899952 gene encoding glycoprotein endo-alpha-1,2-mannosidase — its product is MAAHKLSSIKSMKLFVCLIGVTSFLLLIFCLYTTISTPEKEVAPLSLPNDGYQNVVSYELRRSQTIVPEKYNEHQVKARIIRDKIKRLVGSGNPNTATVPPSEHRNRTFPLNRNVQIHYHGTVAWYKPRPTHPSSDRLIARIYENNSVSFKPNDEPVINTAFYPKRRLYNTSESIVREHFNEIQNCGIGTVVLGWQPNFSEYLLRTIFRVAEQYDLKVAIEILDYADRTIESIRSNIKYFVDGFGKGPAGTTSTLSYYTVLSKRRDLPLFYIRKAYRITDPEWKRLLSRNGILTIRGAASYDAVLLAHISSKDHKSMVRRAGFDGFYTYLPSNGANYASTWKNWNQLKKFADSYRLLFVPTIGPGYYDRRKYHRNVNQNHGITNIKRYRSNGQYFDVGWRTSLKNNLQIITINSYNNWVDGTQIEAAIPVFGFRDYLPGPPEKYLDLTQAWVEEYIKYKLNNIKLNKKTELTLSCYDFINSTIC